Below is a window of Fervidobacterium pennivorans DSM 9078 DNA.
GGGGCTATCTTTTCGGATAATTCAGAACTGATAGAAAAAGCCAGACGACTGAGAAACTTTGGATTTAACCAAAAAGTTGAAATTGTAGACGTCGGGATAAATGCAAAAATGAACGAATTTCAAGCAGCGATGGGGTTATTGAATCTTGAGATTGTCGATGAAGAAATCGAAAAGAGGAAAAGAGTCTTCGAAAAATACAGAGAGCTTCTCGGTGATGTAGTTGATTACCAAAAGCTGAGTGAAAGACTCACCAAGTACAACTATATTTATATGCCTGTACTGTTTGCAGATGAGAAAACAAGAGATAATGTTTTTGAAGAACTCAGGGCTAATAGCTACAACACGAGGAAGTACTTCTATCCATCTTTAAATAGCATATTTTCAAGGCAGAGCTGTCCAAACTCAGAGAGTGTGTCATCGAGGATATTGCACTTACCATTGTACGGCGACTTAGAGGACGAGCATATTGAGAATGTATGTATCATAATAAAGAGAATAGTAGGAGGGAAATGACAATGTCGATCAAAACTTCCTTTTACACAAGAGAGGAACTCGAAGAGATAGGATTCTCCAAGATAGGGGAAAATGTGTTAATAAGTCGGAAAGCCTCGATATACACGCCGGAGCTTATAGAAATAGGTGATAACGTAAGAATCGACGACTTCTGCATTATTTCAGGTAAGATAAGGATTGGTAGCTATGTACATATAGCAGCTGGTTGCTATCTTTTTGCGGGAGAATACGGGATAGAGATGGAAGATTTTTCTGGATTATCAAGTCGTGTGGTGATATATGCAGTGACTGATGACTATACAGGGAAATACCTTACAAATCCGACTGTTCCAAGTGAATACAGAAATGTGATCGGTGGGAAAGTGCGCTTGGGTAAACACGTTATTGTTGGAACAGGTGCAACAATATTACCAGGAGTAACAATAGGCGAAGGTGCAGCAATTGGTGCAATGAGTTTGGTTACTAAGGATATACAGCTTTGGAAGATAGCAGTAGGAATACCAGCAAAAGAGATTAAGGAAAGAGATAGGAGTCTTTTGCAACTTGAAGAGCAGCTGAAATCTGGTGGAGGGAAATGATAATGAAATACCTTATCACCGGTGGTGCAGGTTTTATTGGAACAAACTTCATATATTACATGCTCGAAAACCATCCTGAATATGAATACGTTTGCTTGGATAAGCTAACGTATGCAGGTAACTTGGCAAATTTGCAGAAAGCAATGGAGTATAAAAATTTTCGATTTGTCAAAGGTGATATTGCTGACAGAAAGTTCGTTTTTGATTTATTTGAGCAAGAGAGATTTGATGTAGTAGTGAACTTTGCAGCAGAATCACATGTGGACAGGTCGATAGAAACTCCTGATGTGTTCCTTGTCACAAATGTACTCGGTACTCAAGTTTTACTCGATGCGTCCAGAAAATTTGGTGTTAAGAGGTTCCATCAAATTTCCACAGATGAAGTGTACGGTGATTTGCCACTTGATAGACCTGAATTGAAGTTCAAAGAGACAGATAACCTAAGGCCATCTTCGCCATATTCAGCATCAAAAGCATCAGCAGATTTGCTTACACTTGCTTATTACAGAACGTATGGACTACCTGTGACAATTTCAAGGTGTTCAAATAATTATGGACCGTATCAATTTCCTGAAAAGTTGATACCGCTGATGATAATCAATGCATTAAATGACAAAGAGCTTCCGGTATATGGGACAGGACAGAATGTAAGAGATTGGATATATGTGACAGACCACTGTGAGGCAGTGGATATAATCTTACAAAAGGGAAAGGAAGGGGAGATTTACAATATTGGAGGAAATTGTGAGAAGAAGAACATAGATGTTGTTAGGACGATACTCGAGAAGCTGGGAAAACCTGAGAGTTTGATAAAGTTTGTGAAAGATAGGCCTGGACATGACTTAAGGTATGCGATGGACACAAGTAAGATGAAGGAAGAATTTGGTTGGGAGCCCAAAGTGAGTTTTGAAAAGGGAGTTGAAAAAACCATAGAGTGGTATCTGAATAATGAACAATGGTGGAAAGAAATAATCAATGGGGAATACTTAGAGTATTACAGAAGAATGTATAACGATAGACTGAAACAAGGTTATACCCTTCCTAAGGAGGCCATAAATGAGCACGAGAAAATACTTTAAATCTTTTCTTTCCTTTTCAATTGGCACGTGGTTGCGTGCGTTCATTTCTATTTTCACAACACCAATAATCACTTACTTGATAAATCCTGAAGAATTTGGTAAAAGTGCGATGTATGCAACAGCTTTTGGTGTAATTAACACAACTGTGCTTTTTGGAACCGACCAGGCTTTCGTAAGATTTTTTTATGACTA
It encodes the following:
- a CDS encoding acyltransferase encodes the protein MSIKTSFYTREELEEIGFSKIGENVLISRKASIYTPELIEIGDNVRIDDFCIISGKIRIGSYVHIAAGCYLFAGEYGIEMEDFSGLSSRVVIYAVTDDYTGKYLTNPTVPSEYRNVIGGKVRLGKHVIVGTGATILPGVTIGEGAAIGAMSLVTKDIQLWKIAVGIPAKEIKERDRSLLQLEEQLKSGGGK
- the rfbB gene encoding dTDP-glucose 4,6-dehydratase — translated: MKYLITGGAGFIGTNFIYYMLENHPEYEYVCLDKLTYAGNLANLQKAMEYKNFRFVKGDIADRKFVFDLFEQERFDVVVNFAAESHVDRSIETPDVFLVTNVLGTQVLLDASRKFGVKRFHQISTDEVYGDLPLDRPELKFKETDNLRPSSPYSASKASADLLTLAYYRTYGLPVTISRCSNNYGPYQFPEKLIPLMIINALNDKELPVYGTGQNVRDWIYVTDHCEAVDIILQKGKEGEIYNIGGNCEKKNIDVVRTILEKLGKPESLIKFVKDRPGHDLRYAMDTSKMKEEFGWEPKVSFEKGVEKTIEWYLNNEQWWKEIINGEYLEYYRRMYNDRLKQGYTLPKEAINEHEKIL